Sequence from the Notolabrus celidotus isolate fNotCel1 chromosome 14, fNotCel1.pri, whole genome shotgun sequence genome:
AACCTCAGAGTCAGACATGGACAATGAGAAAGCTCCCGCCAACGCTATTGTGATGGAATTTAAAGAAGACCCCGCTCTGACAGAGGTGAGGTCACGGTTTCTTTCTACACTGCAAGGCTGCAGACATCACAGGAAAGTGAAATGGAGCAGGTTAATGTTGCACTTCTGACTGAAGCAAATCAGAAGAAATACTATTACAGTCCCTTAGTTACAGAGAATATTATAAGAGTTGTACTTTAAATATCTATTCATTTTCATCAGCTGTCTCCAGGactctcctctgtgtttaaactTTTTATTCTGGTGTGATGGAGCAGCTGGTCTTTGAAACACAAGTTGGTAAAGTTTGATAATGTGTGCCTGATGGTGTTTGTCCCTGGTGTGATGATCAAAAGGTCTACTCATCAGAAGAGTTAGAACATTGATTATACGCCTGGCTCTGACACATTTCTATCAAACCAATAAAACCGACTGTCTGACAGCTTCAGCAGAGGTCAACACCTCCGGCTGCAAATCACTCTTCAACATGTCTTTATCTGATTTTCTCTATTAAGAAATATTCACCAGAAATATTTGGGATTTGAACTGTTTGACAATTTTATAACCACACTGTCTCAGCTATCATTTGAGTGTTTGGTTGAAAGAAAAGCTGTTCTCTGTTTCAGATCTGTAGAAAATTCATCATCTTTGATAAGAGACAAATCAAGAAGCATGATCCTCAGACTTTGAAAGATCTTTTCAACACTTTTCTGACATTATAGACAAATAAATGATCCCGCCAGATTATTATCCCCAGATTGATTGCCCTATTGCAACGCTCTAACTCTTCGTATCCATCCTTCTTTAAAATCTAACAACAGTCCGTTTCTGTGATACCTGACGAGTTTAAAgatgttttgtaaatatatttaattgtgATAAATCAAACAGGCTGATAAATGTGTGTAAAGTTTGTGTTACTGTTCCTTTAATAATTcatatatttaattttctgcagTTATTTAAAGATGTTTCGGCGTCAGACCTGCTGCAGAGCACAACACTGTCTTtggcttttaactgttaatcaCACAacaggttatttaaatgcttaaTTGGAATATGTTAATGTTACTCTTATGAAGACTCTTTTCATGAATGGACATTATTCATAAAAGGATGGTTTTGTCTACAGGTAAAGAAGAACTGTGGCACTGAAAGATCCTGAAGTTGAATCAGGACAATTTGTCTGATTGTCAGAGCAACAAAGTCAAAGTCACGTCCTTCAGCACTCCTCTCTGATTGTTTCCCTCCTGTGTGTTATTTTAATCTCTCTGCAGACGATGCGTCTTCGGGTGTCCTCTTTGCAGCGGTCAGGCCAGAAGCGTCAGGATGGAGAgcgtcttcttcttcctcacgAGTTTGTTTACCGACTCGATTTCAACAACCAGGATCTGAACTTCTCACGCTGGTACTTCTCCCTCACCGGCCACGGGCGCGTCACCATCACGGGCATCTGCCAACTCTGGACCCCCGACCTCACCAACCTGATGACCCGTCAGCTGCTGGAGCCCATCGGCACATTTTGGAGAAACGCTAACGACCCCGAGGACGTCCCGCTCAAGTGGCTGGAGGCGGACATGCAGGAGTTTGGGGAGAGGATTGCTGAGCTGGCGAAGGTCAGGAAGGTTATGTACTTCCTGTTTGCTTACAAGGATGGCTCAGATAAAGGGAATCTCAGCTGCTCTGTGGAGTTCACACCACAGCAATGACTTTAACTTCTTGTCTGTAGAATCCAGGTAGAGTCCTCAAATAGTATGCAATCTTATGTTCAACCTTTGACCTTTAGAGCTAAGTGACAATATGTAAAGCTTTCAAAGACATCCATCAGCTGATCCTCTCCTCTGAGAACAAACAGTCCACACTACATCATCAGTTCGCTCCAACGTTTAGTGCAAAGAACAAACTTTTAACTTCACTTCAGAAGTCAAATCTGATGAGCGCTTATGACAAACCGgctttaaataaagtatttttcatGGATTAAAGCACACATACTTAGAACAAGTGACACATCCTTTGGttgaacaacataaacaggtAGAAAATGTATGAATGCACTTTATTCAGACTTGCCATTAACTCAAATTCTCACGGTTCCTGGTGCTACTCAAGAGATTAATGTATCCATAAATCATCTGAACCTTCAACCTCTGAAAACCAAACTTCAGTCCACTTGTAAATGACTCCTGGCTTTACTGCTCAGCTgaatgttgtgatgatgttTGATGTGATTCTATGTTTAATGACAGACTCTCTCTTCCAgtcatttctgtctttgttgtagGATTTTGTTTATGCAAAAGTTAGACTCAAAACACAAACGGCTGTGAGTGGAATATCAAATATTCACATTACATGACTGTCGGCCtgacacaaaaaacagagaTCGATGGAGTGACAATCTATTAAACATTGACTGAAAGCTGTCTGTGTGTTCTCATTGGTGTTACcgcacagagggagaggagagggagaggaagggggagagaaCAGAGAGTGAGACACAGAGGAAATGAGGAGCAGAGGAGTCATGTCAGGTTTGTTTATGAAGcacaaaaaaaggttttctGATGAGTCCTCCAATTTAGGAGGACGGGATGATTCTGTGGTCATTATCGGGGAAATCAATTTGCACACACAATCATTATTGTCCTCTCATCTCCTGCTCTTTTAGTAACCTTATTATGGAGCAGGGAAATAGGAAAGAAGGGAAGGGGGAGAGACGATAAAGAGAGCggggaggaaagaagagaggcgATATCtgtgagggagaaagagagacagaaaaagaaggatGATTGGAAAACACAGCTTATTGTTTGAGGTTGAGGTCGTAGGTTacatgtttgttctctttggttGTTTCTGTAATCAAATAAAAGATACGTAATGAAATGCTCGATCCACAGTCTGTCTCTAGAATAAATTAAAGGCataaaaacctcaaaataaacacaactcGTCTGATTTAAACACTGCGAGTTTGATCCCTGACCCAGGAGCTATTTAACATTAGAGATCACTCATCATGTTAATGTAAGCAGATCTGGTTTGAGCAGAATTAACTGCAAATCTCCCTCCACAGACTCACATCCTCTCTACGGAAGTTCAGGATCAAAGATTGTAATTACAGTTCATGTATTTGCTTTTGATTGGTCTTTATAGCTGGTTTAaatcctctgtgtttctgtgttgaaCAGTTTTGCTGATcatgtttttgtctctctcaTGTTGAGGACAACTTCATTCAAAGATATCACTCAATTAAATTTGGATGAaattaaatgttattaaaaGATGTTGGAAAAGAGGTTCAGCTCTGTAGACCGTGTCTCGTACAGAGAGTGAAGTATTGACCCTTTATTAGTCTATGCCTTTATTATTGGGTCCATTTCTAGGGATTAGGAAGTGTGCTTTCAGTAGTAATAAGGGTTGACTGCCTTGCAACAAAAAAAGTAGCTGATACAAAATATTTTAGGATCTATTTGTGAGGAAATCTTCAAAAATCAACCGTGATTAATAATTTTATTCTCTGGTTAGAAAAGACtttttgattaaaatacaaaaattcactCTGAGGAGAGTTTGAGAGCAAGAGTACATCAGTGAGGTGAGATACAGGTACGTCACTGCGGATTAATCAAGGGTTTGTTtacaattcatttttaaaaaaggatataTTTAGGATTCATGGTTTagatagaacagaatggaatagaatagaatagaatagaatagaatagaatagaatagaatggaaggGAATGGAATGGATAGAATAgaattaactttatttattctaagCCTGGGAGAAGATTCTGAGTGAACCTTGAGTTCTAATTTTTGAGCTCACATTTGTGGTCCAGTTCTTTCAGGTACAAGAACCGTGTCTGTAAGAAATATACTGTGGattatttttagtcaaaataactgaaaatatttttaaagccaAATTATGATCTTTGCATATTGTAGCTTATAATTGATTAGAGTAGCTTAGaccactttttatttcatcctaAAACAGAGAATAGACATTATGTCTTTATCAGGACTAAATACACGTGAAATTAAggacaaaaatatgaattaataaGTATTAATTATGAAAACAAGCTATTCAAATCTCAGGATCCTATCTCACAGAAATACCTCTGCATACTGAGCAGAACAAAGATACATCTGGAGACGTTGTTGTGAGAATTAGCTCTGTTTAAACATGTAGGTCTCCTCAACTGGTCCAAAAATCTACCTGTAATCCTCATCAGGTTTAGTCTACTGTTACCGTTATCACACTCGAGTTTAAAAAGcagtgattgtttgtttgtggccCACTGACGGGTGTCACGACAACTGACTGCTCCACTGAGGCGACGGCACCTTAAACAGTCTGAAGTTTCCCTTCAGCTGATGGAAAACTGAGCGCTGCAGCAGTCCACCGAGACCATGCAGGAGAAATGAGTTCACCAACAGCGGAAAGAAGCACTGAGGACACAcaacgcgcacacacacacacacacacacacacacacacacacacacacacacacacacacaaacacacataaccATGACTCCAACAATCTGTTTTAGTGTGTTCATTTAAATAACTGGAACACTTACAGAggtcagaaaaaacagaagtttcatctttaaaagaagaaacaaaacatgatcTGAACATCAAAGCAAACACTGTGCTATAGTTCATGTTCTTTATTTCATGTGGAAAATATTCTAATTAAAAAAGAGAGGATGAGGAATCTGGATTAAAAAATATACCTCCTGTTTGTTGTCTGGACTCAGTCTTAATACAGAAGTGTTAGACGATGAAGGTGTTCTCTCAATTACTGAAGCAAGATTAGACCTTAAAAATGAGCGGagataaacctcaaagaatgattataaatatattatgaTATAAAGTTACAAAATATGTCTAAATATCTGTCTGTGCAATGTTTAAATTTCAGGATATGGCTGTATTCTCCAAAAAGTTCTGAATGAAAAGTAGCTGCTGCCACCTAGTGGATGAAAGTTGTAACTACTTTTGATTACTACAGCCTGTTATGGGTTTTTTATGTCTCCTCTTGTTTGATCAGGACCATTTTCCCACGTTGTTCATATTCCAGGACGTTTCATATTTTACAAGAGGCATCATGTAACCCGTGTCCATCACCTACGAGAGTAAGATGAAGGTCTGATGGACAGACTTTAAATATGTTAGATAACTTTCTTCCTGTTTCAAGTCATGTTGTTTgtgtcaacacacacaaatctaaattaaacacacaccCAGTCACACAAATCTGACCGATACATacgtctgcacacacactcctaatCCTTATAAATGTGCACTTActccacaaaacacacactcacagtcactgtgtgtgtgcatcctgCTCTCAACGCTGTGGCTTTGTTTTTTCCATTAAAATCTTCCACTGATGCGACACTCTGCGGTCTCTGTTTCAGTCTCTGTTCCATTATCATCCATTATCTTTGGAGACAGATCCTTTAATGTGATTTTCCcgtcttgtgtttgttttgtagatTTCTGAGATGGATTTGGTttagttgtgtgtgtttgtgtgtttgtgtgtttgtgtgtttgtgtttgtgtcttaccTTCTGCCATAGAGTTTCTCTGGAGGCCAGACTCGAGCAAGCAGCCACAAACCAGCAGTTTCCCAGCTGGCCTTGGTGCAGGTCGTGTGCACTGATGCCGTCCACAAACAGATGGGGTTTGCTGCATAAGTCCTGAAAGAATAaaggagatgtttttttaagttatcactttcttcagctttcaaatgCACTGGATTCCTTTTCTCTAGACTCAAGAAAGGACGGGATGACAGGTTGAGAATCATCACATCATTGGATGTTCTGCAAACGTGGATCAGGTGCAATCAAACATTCTTTTAGGAAGCTGCATTTAGAAACATCAGGGGAGAAACTAACTATTTACccacaaaaaaagaagtcaaagagCCCCTGAAAGAGAGCTGGACTCTACATTTCTGCAGCTTGAGAGCCGTTCAGTGATCAACATTATCAGAGGTGGTCAATACTCGGCAGCTGACAGGCGTGTGTGATTGTGAAGTAGGGCGTGAGCCAGATTACTCAGTCAACCATCCTAAGGTAAACACAGAGTAACACCCTCTGGATTCTGAAtgttcaaagtaaaacaaaccACAGGGAGTATGAGAGGAAGACTAACAGGACGGAGGCCAAATGATAGGACGGAGATAAACCGGTGACACACACCCAACAAAACCCCCCATAGGTAGACAGAAACTACGACTTAAACCCTCACTTATTAACATGCTACATCTTAATAAAGGTCATATACAGTGCTGTATGCTTCTTCACGTTTCAGAGGTCTCTTTAAAGAACATATATAAATTTCAGTTTTGCTTCATGTGATGTTTTTCCTTCAGTACGGAGAAGACAAGCAGACTGATGTGAGTAACCACATCAGAAAGGATCTCACAGGCCCCTCACTGTGCGTGGATTCCTGAAATTAGGGGTCACTATTTTAAGTAGTCACTTAAACATATAGTACTATGAATACACTCATCTGTTTAACcacaaaaaagacacacacacacacactcagaaagaCGAGAGGAGAGGCCTGGGTGGTTCTCCTTTTCAAGGCAGTCTACATCCTCAACCTACACATACAGTGTGAGCACATCTGCAGCATCAGATCTGCACAGCAATACTAAACTTATTCCATACTTCTTCTGTGAAATATGTGCATTAGTTAATTAATTAAACAATAGTCATGTGTTCTTCACTTTTATCCTCTTGTTTCCTGATAAAACTTCTACAACAACACCAGGATCCAAGAGAAGCAGCCCGTTGATCCTCTATCTGTCCTTTACATGTGACAGAATTCACTACATCTTAGGCTTTAAAGCTACCCTAAGGGATTTTTAGTcagtcatgaaacagactgaaatatatACTGATGTTTCTTTGTGAGCTACttaagcaaacaagaccatcaggagCAGGAATGTTTGTTGCTTTATGGTGATTTTGAACACCTGTCAGTGCTGCTGTGAGAAGCATCAGAGGAAATGAGTTAAAGATTACTGCAGGAACAGCTTTTAATGCTCCATGTCTGATTGCTTGAAAAAAGGGAGGTATGATTATTTGTCCAGAAAACATTACctacttttcaatacaagtaacaaagtgcttcacagtgggcaataaaaacaaaaagaagtgcaatgaaatgaaataaaacttcaaaacatacaaacttataaaacagacccttaaaatcagagcttaaatgaaataaaatcacacaataaaagcttttctgtaaaaaagtgtcttgagtaatgacataaaacacaggactgactctgcaggtctgatctcctctggcaggctgatcCAGAGTGAAGGAGCCCTTACTGAAAAAGACCTgccccctttagttttcagtctgGCCCTTGGAgcagctaacagagcactgccagaggatctcagattCAGGTTTGTATGGAATAAAAGATGATGGGGATAAAAATGAACCTGACAGTAGAGCAAAGAGGTAAGAtgcactgctttgtccacaggggcgcCAACGTCGACATAAAGCAAAAGTTCCTCAAtggagctttaacttctcttagATTCAAAGAAAACGTCTCGACTTTCAaaacaaatctttaaaaacacttgaTCACATTAAATAAAACTCATCCAGAAACACGTCAACCTGAAACCAAAATGCTTTGCTGCGAGTTATCTCAGTTTAAGACGAGGTTTGTTCGCCGCAGACGAATACTTTAATGGTTAAACAATCCGAATGGTTTCTTTCTCCACTCCACTCAAATCAATACTATTGATCAATTTGAGAGCTTTCAGTTtcctgttaaattattaaccaACTTTGATCATCAATAATTGACAGTAAGAGTATGTCATACATAAAGAGTTAAGGCTTGAGCTGTTCGTGGCTTTGTACTGGAGATACTGGAAGAGGACTGGGAGACGTTTCAGTATCATGTTTGAAtcagatgacttaaaaaaattaaatgcaactCCCATTTTGAAAAATATCTAGTCTTTATATGAAACCATGTTCAAACATCacatttcttgttgtttttaagttatgttttgggccTTTATTgaataggaaagctggagaaagACAGGGGAtgggaggagcagagagatgagggatgacatgcagccgatggtagaggccgggagtcgaacctgcagcCGCTGTGACAAGAACTATAGCcgctgtatatggggcacacgcTAGACTGCTAGGCCAGCAACACCCCATCACATATCTTGTTTGCTACAGACAGAAAACCAAGTGTTCATCCCTTCCTAAACAAACTGAATAACAAAGCTACATTTTAAGGGAATTAAAGGGATTTGAGGAAGGATACCTGCTACAGAAAGACATTTTTAGAAACTTTTATTTCCCTACATTCAacaaaaatgttcatatttacACAGCTCATACTCTCAGATATGAAGATGTGACCATTAAAGATCTTCCCTGTGTGttctgacatgtttcatcacttTAAAGTCCCTGTAGTTTAAGTTCAACCACAAATGTGAGAATAAATAAGGTTAAAATTGTACTAATTAAGTTTAACTTCCCTCTAATTGTGTTGTTATGTCGTCCATCTTTGTTTAAACAGCAAACAGACATGTTCACATGCAGAGACATAAAACTATGTGAGCCTGAAACTGGACTTCAGTGGGGTGAATTCCACAGATTCCTCTCTCTATGTGGAtgtcacctctcctcctcctctctgtgtttgcatgcTCTCCTTTGTGCTCGTCTCATGACCGCGATCCAACTTCACCTCCTACTGCTGCTGTTCTTACAACCTCTGTAAATCAGCTGATGGACTCCAACAACCGGAGCGATGCAGCTGAATTCATCCTCTCACTCTCCTCGTATGAAGTATGTGTGACAGTCTCGCTCACCTTGGGTCTTTTCCAAGTGACACTGCCGATGCGGTTGCTCTGGTAGAACAGGGACTGGTCGTTTGTTGGGAACAGAGGGTCTTCAAAGAGGACTCCTTTCTGCTGGCACTGTCTCCTCAGAGCAGAGAAAGACTGACCCTCGTACGGGACCACCATCCCGCTGCAA
This genomic interval carries:
- the LOC117825833 gene encoding olfactory marker protein-like isoform X1; this translates as MDNEKAPANAIVMEFKEDPALTETMRLRVSSLQRSGQKRQDGERLLLPHEFVYRLDFNNQDLNFSRWYFSLTGHGRVTITGICQLWTPDLTNLMTRQLLEPIGTFWRNANDPEDVPLKWLEADMQEFGERIAELAKVRKVMYFLFAYKDGSDKGNLSCSVEFTPQQ
- the LOC117825833 gene encoding olfactory marker protein-like isoform X2 → MHTTMRLRVSSLQRSGQKRQDGERLLLPHEFVYRLDFNNQDLNFSRWYFSLTGHGRVTITGICQLWTPDLTNLMTRQLLEPIGTFWRNANDPEDVPLKWLEADMQEFGERIAELAKVRKVMYFLFAYKDGSDKGNLSCSVEFTPQQ
- the LOC117825833 gene encoding olfactory marker protein-like isoform X3; its protein translation is MRLRVSSLQRSGQKRQDGERLLLPHEFVYRLDFNNQDLNFSRWYFSLTGHGRVTITGICQLWTPDLTNLMTRQLLEPIGTFWRNANDPEDVPLKWLEADMQEFGERIAELAKVRKVMYFLFAYKDGSDKGNLSCSVEFTPQQ